One genomic segment of Sander lucioperca isolate FBNREF2018 chromosome 10, SLUC_FBN_1.2, whole genome shotgun sequence includes these proteins:
- the atp1a3b gene encoding sodium/potassium-transporting ATPase subunit alpha-3b isoform X2 has translation MGDKADRSPKKKKGGTKDMDDLKKEVPITEHKMSIEEVCRKFNTDIVQGLTNAKAAEYLIRDGPNALTPPPTTPEWVKFCRQLFGGFSILLWTGAILCFLAYAIQAATEDEPAGDNLYLGIVLTAVVVITGCFSYFQEAKSSKIMESFKNMVPQQALVIREGEKVTINAEEVVGGDLIEVKGGDRIPADIRVVSAHGCKVDNSSLTGESEPQSRSPDCTHDNPLETRNVAFFSTNCVEGTARGIVICTGDRTVMGRIATLTSGLETGKTPIAKEIEHFIHIITGVAVFLGVTFFILAIILGYSWLEAVIFLIGIIVANVPEGLLATVTVCLTLTAKRMAKKNCLVKNLEAVETLGSTSTICSDKTGTLTQNRMTVAHMWFDNQIHEADTTEDQSGASFDKSSVTWLSLARVAGLCNRAQFKAGQDSLPILKRDVAGDASESALLKCIELSCGSVRAMRDRNKKVAEIPFNSTNKYQLSVHETEDPNDNRYLLVMKGAPERILDRCTTILVQGKEQPMDEELKEAFQNAYMELGGLGERVLGFCHVLLPEDQYPKGFAFDTEDVNFQTDNLCFVGLMSMIDPPRAAVPDAVGKCRSAGIKVIMVTGDHPITAKAIAKGVGIISEGNETVEDIAARLNIPVSQVNPRDAKACVVHGTDLKDLSQDQMDDILRNHTEIVFARTSPQQKLIIVEGCQRLGAIVAVTGDGVNDSPALKKADIGVAMGISGSDVSKQAADMILLDDNFASIVTGVEEGRLIFDNLKKSIAYTLTSNIPEITPFLFFIIVNIPLPLGTITILCIDLGTDMVPAISLAYETAESDIMKRQPRNPARDKLVNERLISIAYGQIGMIQALGGFFAYFVILAENGFLPSRLVGIRLNWDDRSTNDLEDSYGQQWTYEQRKIVEFTCHTAFFVSIVVVQWADVIICKTRRNSVFQQGMRNKILIFGLFEETALAAFLSYCPGMDVALRMYPLKPSWWFCAFPYSFLIFVYDEIRKLLLRRNPGGWVERETYY, from the exons GACAAAGCTGACCGATCCCCCAAGAAGAAGAAGGGGGGAACCAAGGACATGGATGACCTGAAGAAGGAAGTACCCATT aCAGAACATAAGATGTCCATAGAAGAAGTATGCAGGAAATTCAATACTGACATTGTCCAG GGGTTGACCAATGCCAAGGCAGCAGAGTATCTGATCAGAGATGGTCCCAATGCTCTCACCCCTCCTCCCACCACCCCGGAGTGGGTCAAGTTCTGTCGCCAGCTGTTTGGTGGATTCTCCATCCTGCTGTGGACCGGAGCCATCCTCTGCTTCCTGGCCTACGCCATCCAGGCAGCCACTGAGGACGAACCTGCAGGAGACAAT ttGTACCTAGGTATTGTGCTCACAGCTGTCGTCGTCATTACTGGTTGCTTCTCATACTTTCAAGAGGCCAAGAGCTCCAAAATCATGGAGTCTTTCAAGAACATGGTGCCTCAG CAAGCTTTGGTGATCCGTGAGGGAGAGAAGGTAACGATCAATGCTGAAGAAGTGGTGGGCGGAGATCTGATTGAAGTAAAGGGAGGAGACAGGATCCCTGCTGACATCAGGGTGGTTTCTGCCCATGGCTGCAAg GTTGATAACTCCTCCCTAACAGGCGAGTCAGAACCTCAGAGCAGGTCACCTGACTGTACCCATGACAACCCCTTAGAGACCCGAAACGTTGCTTTCTTCTCCACCAACTGTGTGGAAG GCACAGCTCGTGGCATTGTTATCTGCACTGGAGACCGCACAGTCATGGGTCGCATTGCTACTCTGACCTCTGGCCTGGAGACTGGCAAAACCCCCATTGCCAAAGAGATCGAGCACTTCATCCACATCATCACAGGTGTGGCTGTCTTCCTGGGCGTCACCTTTTTTATCCTGGCCATCATCCTGGGTTACTCCTGGCTGGAGGCTGTCATCTTCCTCATCGGCATCATCGTGGCTAACGTGCCTGAAGGGCTGCTGGCCACAGTCACT GTATGTCTGACCCTGACTGCCAAACGTATGGCTAAGAAGAACTGCCTGGTGAAGAACTTGGAAGCTGTGGAAACTCTAGGCTCCACCTCCACCATCTGCTCTGACAAGACAGGCACCCTGACCCAGAACAGGATGACTGTGGCCCACATGTGGTTTGACAACCAGATCCACGAGGCCGACACCACCGAGGACCAGTCTG GTGCCTCTTTCGACAAGAGCTCAGTGACATGGCTGTCTCTGGCTCGTGTCGCTGGACTGTGTAACCGCGCTCAGTTCAAAGCAGGACAAGACTCACTTCCCATCCTGAAGCGTGACGTGGCCGGCGATGCCTCAGAGTCAGCCCTGCTGAAGTGTATCGAGCTTTCCTGCGGCTCAGTCAGGGCAATGAGGGATAGGAACAAGAAGGTGGCTGAGATCCCCTTTAACTCCACCAACAAATACCAG CTTTCAGTGCATGAGACAGAGGATCCCAATGACAACCGCTACCTGCTGGTGATGAAGGGAGCCCCTGAGAGGATCCTGGACCGTTGCACCACCATCCTGGTGCAGGGGAAGGAGCAACCTATGGATGAGGAGTTGAAGGAAGCTTTCCAGAATGCCTACATGGAGCTGGGAGGACTGGGAGAGAGAGTACTGG GTTTCTGCCATGTATTGCTGCCAGAAGACCAGTACCCCAAGGGCTTTGCCTTTGACACGGAGGATGTCAACTTCCAGACAGACAATCTTTGCTTTGTTGGCCTCATGTCCATGATCGACCCTCCCCGTGCTGCTGTGCCTGATGCTGTTGGCAAATGCCGATCTGCTGGTATCAAG GTCATCATGGTCACTGGAGATCACCCAATCACAGCCAAGGCCATTGCCAAGGGAGTGGGCATCATTTCAGAGGGCAACGAGACAGTGGAGGACATTGCAGCTCGTCTCAACATACCTGTCAGCCAGGTCAACCCCAG GGATGCCAAGGCCTGTGTGGTCCACGGTACAGACCTAAAAGATCTGTCTCAGGATCAAATGGACGACATCCTGAGGAATCACACAGAGATTGTCTTTGCCAGGACCTCCCCACAACAGAAGCTCATCATTGTAGAGGGCTGCCAGAGACTG GGTGCCATTGTAGCTGTCACAGGTGATGGTGTGAATGACTCTCCAGCGCTGAAAAAGGCTGACATTGGTGTTGCCATGGGAATCTCTGGCTCAGATGTGTCCAAACAAGCCGCAGACATGATCTTGTTGGATGACAACTTTGCCTCTATTGTCACAGGAGTGGAAGAAG GCCGTTTGATCTTTGATAACCTTAAGAAGTCCATTGCCTACACCCTGACCAGTAACATCCCAGAGATCACCCCCTTCCTGTTCTTTATTATTGTCAACATCCCCCTGCCACTGGGAACCATCACCATCCTCTGTATTGACCTGGGAACTGACATG GTGCCAGCTATCTCACTGGCTTATGAAACAGCTGAGAGCGACATCATGAAGCGTCAGCCCAGGAACCCAGCCAGGGACAAGCTGGTGAATGAGAGGCTTATCAGCATTGCCTATGGACAAATTG GTATGATCCAGGCTCTGGGAGGCTTCTTCGCCTACTTTGTCATCTTGGCTGAAAATGGTTTCCTGCCCAGTCGACTAGTAGGCATCAGGCTAAATTGGGATGACCGCTCTACCAACGACCTGGAAGACAGCTATGGGCAGCAATGG ACATACGAGCAGAGGAAGATTGTTGAGTTCACATGCCACACAGCCTTCTTTGTCAGTATTGTAGTCGTGCAGTGGGCTGATGTCATCATCTGCAAGACCAGACGTAACTCTGTGTTCCAGCAGGGCATGAG GAACAAGATCTTGATCTTCGGCCTGTTTGAAGAGACAGCCCTGGCTGCCTTCCTGTCCTACTGCCCAGGCATGGATGTGGCACTCAGGATGTATCCTCTAAA GCCTAGCTGGTGGTTTTGTGCGTTCCCCTACAGTTTTCTCATCTTTGTTTATGATGAAATCCGAAAACTTCTCCTCCGTAGGAACCCTGGAG GTTGGGTGGAAAGGGAGACATACTATTGA
- the atp1a3b gene encoding sodium/potassium-transporting ATPase subunit alpha-3b isoform X1, producing the protein MGYGRSDSYRVATTQDKADRSPKKKKGGTKDMDDLKKEVPITEHKMSIEEVCRKFNTDIVQGLTNAKAAEYLIRDGPNALTPPPTTPEWVKFCRQLFGGFSILLWTGAILCFLAYAIQAATEDEPAGDNLYLGIVLTAVVVITGCFSYFQEAKSSKIMESFKNMVPQQALVIREGEKVTINAEEVVGGDLIEVKGGDRIPADIRVVSAHGCKVDNSSLTGESEPQSRSPDCTHDNPLETRNVAFFSTNCVEGTARGIVICTGDRTVMGRIATLTSGLETGKTPIAKEIEHFIHIITGVAVFLGVTFFILAIILGYSWLEAVIFLIGIIVANVPEGLLATVTVCLTLTAKRMAKKNCLVKNLEAVETLGSTSTICSDKTGTLTQNRMTVAHMWFDNQIHEADTTEDQSGASFDKSSVTWLSLARVAGLCNRAQFKAGQDSLPILKRDVAGDASESALLKCIELSCGSVRAMRDRNKKVAEIPFNSTNKYQLSVHETEDPNDNRYLLVMKGAPERILDRCTTILVQGKEQPMDEELKEAFQNAYMELGGLGERVLGFCHVLLPEDQYPKGFAFDTEDVNFQTDNLCFVGLMSMIDPPRAAVPDAVGKCRSAGIKVIMVTGDHPITAKAIAKGVGIISEGNETVEDIAARLNIPVSQVNPRDAKACVVHGTDLKDLSQDQMDDILRNHTEIVFARTSPQQKLIIVEGCQRLGAIVAVTGDGVNDSPALKKADIGVAMGISGSDVSKQAADMILLDDNFASIVTGVEEGRLIFDNLKKSIAYTLTSNIPEITPFLFFIIVNIPLPLGTITILCIDLGTDMVPAISLAYETAESDIMKRQPRNPARDKLVNERLISIAYGQIGMIQALGGFFAYFVILAENGFLPSRLVGIRLNWDDRSTNDLEDSYGQQWTYEQRKIVEFTCHTAFFVSIVVVQWADVIICKTRRNSVFQQGMRNKILIFGLFEETALAAFLSYCPGMDVALRMYPLKPSWWFCAFPYSFLIFVYDEIRKLLLRRNPGGWVERETYY; encoded by the exons tatGGGCGGTCAGACAGTTACCGCGTTGCCACCACACAGGACAAAGCTGACCGATCCCCCAAGAAGAAGAAGGGGGGAACCAAGGACATGGATGACCTGAAGAAGGAAGTACCCATT aCAGAACATAAGATGTCCATAGAAGAAGTATGCAGGAAATTCAATACTGACATTGTCCAG GGGTTGACCAATGCCAAGGCAGCAGAGTATCTGATCAGAGATGGTCCCAATGCTCTCACCCCTCCTCCCACCACCCCGGAGTGGGTCAAGTTCTGTCGCCAGCTGTTTGGTGGATTCTCCATCCTGCTGTGGACCGGAGCCATCCTCTGCTTCCTGGCCTACGCCATCCAGGCAGCCACTGAGGACGAACCTGCAGGAGACAAT ttGTACCTAGGTATTGTGCTCACAGCTGTCGTCGTCATTACTGGTTGCTTCTCATACTTTCAAGAGGCCAAGAGCTCCAAAATCATGGAGTCTTTCAAGAACATGGTGCCTCAG CAAGCTTTGGTGATCCGTGAGGGAGAGAAGGTAACGATCAATGCTGAAGAAGTGGTGGGCGGAGATCTGATTGAAGTAAAGGGAGGAGACAGGATCCCTGCTGACATCAGGGTGGTTTCTGCCCATGGCTGCAAg GTTGATAACTCCTCCCTAACAGGCGAGTCAGAACCTCAGAGCAGGTCACCTGACTGTACCCATGACAACCCCTTAGAGACCCGAAACGTTGCTTTCTTCTCCACCAACTGTGTGGAAG GCACAGCTCGTGGCATTGTTATCTGCACTGGAGACCGCACAGTCATGGGTCGCATTGCTACTCTGACCTCTGGCCTGGAGACTGGCAAAACCCCCATTGCCAAAGAGATCGAGCACTTCATCCACATCATCACAGGTGTGGCTGTCTTCCTGGGCGTCACCTTTTTTATCCTGGCCATCATCCTGGGTTACTCCTGGCTGGAGGCTGTCATCTTCCTCATCGGCATCATCGTGGCTAACGTGCCTGAAGGGCTGCTGGCCACAGTCACT GTATGTCTGACCCTGACTGCCAAACGTATGGCTAAGAAGAACTGCCTGGTGAAGAACTTGGAAGCTGTGGAAACTCTAGGCTCCACCTCCACCATCTGCTCTGACAAGACAGGCACCCTGACCCAGAACAGGATGACTGTGGCCCACATGTGGTTTGACAACCAGATCCACGAGGCCGACACCACCGAGGACCAGTCTG GTGCCTCTTTCGACAAGAGCTCAGTGACATGGCTGTCTCTGGCTCGTGTCGCTGGACTGTGTAACCGCGCTCAGTTCAAAGCAGGACAAGACTCACTTCCCATCCTGAAGCGTGACGTGGCCGGCGATGCCTCAGAGTCAGCCCTGCTGAAGTGTATCGAGCTTTCCTGCGGCTCAGTCAGGGCAATGAGGGATAGGAACAAGAAGGTGGCTGAGATCCCCTTTAACTCCACCAACAAATACCAG CTTTCAGTGCATGAGACAGAGGATCCCAATGACAACCGCTACCTGCTGGTGATGAAGGGAGCCCCTGAGAGGATCCTGGACCGTTGCACCACCATCCTGGTGCAGGGGAAGGAGCAACCTATGGATGAGGAGTTGAAGGAAGCTTTCCAGAATGCCTACATGGAGCTGGGAGGACTGGGAGAGAGAGTACTGG GTTTCTGCCATGTATTGCTGCCAGAAGACCAGTACCCCAAGGGCTTTGCCTTTGACACGGAGGATGTCAACTTCCAGACAGACAATCTTTGCTTTGTTGGCCTCATGTCCATGATCGACCCTCCCCGTGCTGCTGTGCCTGATGCTGTTGGCAAATGCCGATCTGCTGGTATCAAG GTCATCATGGTCACTGGAGATCACCCAATCACAGCCAAGGCCATTGCCAAGGGAGTGGGCATCATTTCAGAGGGCAACGAGACAGTGGAGGACATTGCAGCTCGTCTCAACATACCTGTCAGCCAGGTCAACCCCAG GGATGCCAAGGCCTGTGTGGTCCACGGTACAGACCTAAAAGATCTGTCTCAGGATCAAATGGACGACATCCTGAGGAATCACACAGAGATTGTCTTTGCCAGGACCTCCCCACAACAGAAGCTCATCATTGTAGAGGGCTGCCAGAGACTG GGTGCCATTGTAGCTGTCACAGGTGATGGTGTGAATGACTCTCCAGCGCTGAAAAAGGCTGACATTGGTGTTGCCATGGGAATCTCTGGCTCAGATGTGTCCAAACAAGCCGCAGACATGATCTTGTTGGATGACAACTTTGCCTCTATTGTCACAGGAGTGGAAGAAG GCCGTTTGATCTTTGATAACCTTAAGAAGTCCATTGCCTACACCCTGACCAGTAACATCCCAGAGATCACCCCCTTCCTGTTCTTTATTATTGTCAACATCCCCCTGCCACTGGGAACCATCACCATCCTCTGTATTGACCTGGGAACTGACATG GTGCCAGCTATCTCACTGGCTTATGAAACAGCTGAGAGCGACATCATGAAGCGTCAGCCCAGGAACCCAGCCAGGGACAAGCTGGTGAATGAGAGGCTTATCAGCATTGCCTATGGACAAATTG GTATGATCCAGGCTCTGGGAGGCTTCTTCGCCTACTTTGTCATCTTGGCTGAAAATGGTTTCCTGCCCAGTCGACTAGTAGGCATCAGGCTAAATTGGGATGACCGCTCTACCAACGACCTGGAAGACAGCTATGGGCAGCAATGG ACATACGAGCAGAGGAAGATTGTTGAGTTCACATGCCACACAGCCTTCTTTGTCAGTATTGTAGTCGTGCAGTGGGCTGATGTCATCATCTGCAAGACCAGACGTAACTCTGTGTTCCAGCAGGGCATGAG GAACAAGATCTTGATCTTCGGCCTGTTTGAAGAGACAGCCCTGGCTGCCTTCCTGTCCTACTGCCCAGGCATGGATGTGGCACTCAGGATGTATCCTCTAAA GCCTAGCTGGTGGTTTTGTGCGTTCCCCTACAGTTTTCTCATCTTTGTTTATGATGAAATCCGAAAACTTCTCCTCCGTAGGAACCCTGGAG GTTGGGTGGAAAGGGAGACATACTATTGA